In a single window of the Jiangella alba genome:
- a CDS encoding NADPH-dependent FMN reductase, producing the protein MPAEQHDRPVDLVVLTAGTAPSSRIRAVAAAFAVELAGRLPQPPVWRDVVDLTAHVPDLAGVPSAGVAELVDTVLTADVVVLATPVSRASFTGVLKLFLDRLPDAALAGAVVVPVTLSRDPAERHAADRQLRPVLDSLGAALPVASFVVDETELADVAALADAWARRHAGLVAAAVTELRRPSARCDTGPAAGRTRA; encoded by the coding sequence ATGCCGGCTGAGCAGCACGATCGCCCCGTCGACCTGGTGGTGCTGACGGCGGGGACGGCGCCGTCGTCGCGCATCCGGGCGGTCGCGGCGGCGTTCGCGGTCGAGCTGGCCGGCCGGCTGCCGCAGCCGCCGGTCTGGCGCGACGTCGTCGACCTGACGGCGCACGTGCCCGACCTCGCCGGCGTGCCGTCGGCCGGGGTCGCGGAGCTGGTCGACACCGTCCTGACGGCCGACGTCGTGGTGCTGGCGACGCCGGTCAGCCGCGCGTCGTTCACCGGCGTGCTCAAGCTCTTCCTCGACCGCCTGCCCGACGCCGCGCTCGCCGGCGCCGTCGTCGTCCCGGTGACGCTCTCGCGCGACCCGGCCGAGCGGCACGCCGCCGACCGTCAGCTGCGCCCCGTCCTCGACAGCCTCGGCGCCGCGCTGCCGGTCGCGTCGTTCGTCGTCGACGAGACCGAGCTGGCCGACGTCGCGGCGCTGGCCGACGCGTGGGCGCGGCGGCACGCCGGGCTGGTGGCGGCCGCGGTGACCGAGCTCAGGCGGCCGTCCGCTCGCTGCGATACCGGCCCGGCGGCCGGGCGTACTCGCGCTTGA
- a CDS encoding sigma-70 family RNA polymerase sigma factor — protein MPTRTSSNPSPGHARLRPDRQDRLRARREHDDLTNDLLRRAARLSGRARQRALDDVVVRNLGLAEAISRRYAGRGIDAEDLHQVASAGLVAAAQRFDADRGDDFLSFAVPTIVGEVKRYFRDHGWSVRPPRRVQELRASMAAAADELSQSRGTLPTPAELAAHLGADLPDVLEAGRAAECYAAVSLDHPTTDPGGDGATLGDLLGEPEGGYARTEAVATLAAACRTLSPRDGRVLYLRYFRGLTQQEIGDELGVTQMQVSRLLIRILRRLRTTIGELEPEPVGAGPGH, from the coding sequence ATGCCGACTCGAACCTCGTCCAATCCGTCCCCCGGCCACGCGCGGCTGCGTCCCGACCGGCAGGACCGATTGCGGGCGCGACGCGAGCACGACGACCTCACCAACGACCTCCTCCGCCGGGCCGCCCGGCTGTCCGGCCGTGCCCGCCAGCGCGCCCTCGACGACGTCGTCGTCCGGAACCTCGGGCTGGCCGAGGCGATCAGCCGCCGCTACGCGGGGCGTGGCATCGACGCCGAGGACCTGCACCAGGTCGCCAGCGCCGGTCTCGTCGCCGCCGCCCAGCGGTTCGACGCCGACCGCGGCGACGACTTCCTCTCGTTCGCCGTCCCGACCATCGTCGGCGAGGTGAAGCGGTACTTCCGTGACCACGGCTGGTCGGTGCGCCCGCCCCGCCGCGTCCAGGAGCTCCGCGCGTCGATGGCCGCCGCGGCAGACGAGCTGTCGCAGTCCCGCGGGACCCTGCCGACGCCCGCCGAACTGGCCGCCCACCTCGGCGCCGACCTCCCCGACGTGCTCGAGGCGGGCCGCGCCGCCGAGTGCTACGCCGCCGTCTCGCTCGACCACCCCACCACCGACCCCGGCGGCGACGGCGCCACCCTCGGCGACCTCCTCGGCGAGCCGGAGGGCGGCTACGCCCGCACCGAGGCCGTCGCCACCCTCGCGGCCGCCTGCCGCACCCTCTCGCCGCGCGACGGGCGCGTGCTCTACCTGCGCTACTTCCGCGGCCTCACCCAGCAGGAGATCGGCGACGAGCTCGGCGTCACGCAGATGCAGGTGTCGCGGCTGCTGATCCGCATCCTGCGGCGGCTGCGCACGACCATCGGCGAGCTGGAGCCCGAGCCGGTCGGCGCCGGACCCGGCCACTAG
- a CDS encoding TetR/AcrR family transcriptional regulator, which produces MPVTTGKRADAQRNVAAILDAAAACLARDPDASVSDIAAAAGVGRVTLYGHFGSRTELLDAAFVRAVTRAHDALDAVDLTGDAREALARLVASSWKVIDESRMLLVAAQRALPPERIRELHENPMRRVRSLLERGRAAGVFRFDLTADWLVAVFYTVVHGAADEIGAGRLAPEAAADAITATLLAAFTPPGRPVPG; this is translated from the coding sequence ATGCCGGTCACGACGGGCAAGCGCGCCGACGCCCAGCGCAACGTCGCCGCGATCCTGGACGCCGCGGCGGCCTGCCTGGCCCGCGATCCGGACGCGAGCGTCTCGGACATCGCCGCGGCCGCCGGGGTGGGACGGGTGACGCTCTACGGCCACTTCGGGTCGCGCACCGAACTGCTCGACGCGGCGTTCGTCCGGGCGGTGACCCGCGCGCACGACGCCCTCGACGCCGTCGACCTCACCGGCGACGCGCGCGAGGCGCTGGCCCGGCTGGTGGCGTCCAGCTGGAAGGTGATCGACGAGTCGCGGATGCTGCTGGTCGCGGCGCAGCGGGCGCTGCCGCCGGAGCGGATCCGCGAACTGCACGAGAACCCGATGCGACGGGTGCGGTCGCTGCTCGAGCGCGGCCGGGCCGCCGGCGTGTTCCGGTTCGACCTGACGGCGGACTGGCTGGTGGCGGTCTTCTACACGGTCGTCCACGGCGCGGCCGACGAGATCGGCGCCGGGCGGCTGGCCCCGGAGGCCGCGGCCGACGCGATCACCGCCACGCTGCTGGCCGCCTTCACCCCGCCCGGCCGCCCCGTCCCCGGCTGA
- a CDS encoding MFS transporter codes for MTANPSAAGRWRLLALLGVAQFMLVLDVTVVAVALPDIGAELSLSRTALTWVVSAYTLMFGGLLLLGGRLADLFGAHRTVLAGLTLFTAASLVSGLAWNAESLIGGRIVQGVGAALLSPAALSIVATTFHGPERNRALGVWAALGGAGSAAGVLVGGLLTAGPGWSWIFYVNVPVGIVLVVLLTRLFATAGAAAHPAHGEHGDPRPRRLDVPGAVLVTSATAALIYGLVNAGDDGWTGSSTVVPVVAAVVLYVVFVLLQRRLRAPLVDPRILTRRPVLTGVVLMLVATGLLISSFFLGSFYLQHVRGHGALVTGLLFLPVAVAVAAGAHLGGQAVGRVGPRLVAGVALTIAAGGLALASVATTRDGGSVDTALLVTGMSIATAGLGGGFVTATTTALAHVDHHEAGLTSGLVNTFHEFGAALGVALASSIAAADLAPGATGTDGFTGAFAAGAGAAVVAGVVAWLLVPAGKPAMTGMPVH; via the coding sequence ATGACCGCGAATCCGTCCGCCGCCGGTCGGTGGCGGCTGCTGGCGCTGCTCGGGGTGGCGCAGTTCATGCTGGTGCTCGACGTGACGGTGGTGGCGGTGGCGCTGCCCGACATCGGCGCCGAGCTGTCGCTGTCGCGCACCGCGCTGACCTGGGTCGTCTCGGCGTACACGCTGATGTTCGGCGGGTTGCTGCTGCTCGGCGGGCGGCTCGCCGACCTCTTCGGCGCGCACCGCACCGTGCTGGCCGGCCTGACCCTGTTCACGGCGGCGTCGCTGGTCAGCGGGCTGGCGTGGAACGCGGAGTCGCTGATCGGCGGCCGCATCGTCCAGGGCGTCGGCGCCGCGCTGCTCTCGCCCGCCGCGCTGTCCATCGTCGCGACGACCTTCCACGGGCCGGAACGCAACCGCGCCCTCGGCGTCTGGGCCGCTCTCGGCGGCGCGGGGTCGGCGGCCGGCGTGCTGGTCGGCGGGCTGCTGACGGCCGGGCCCGGCTGGTCGTGGATCTTCTACGTGAACGTGCCGGTCGGCATCGTGCTGGTGGTGCTGCTGACGCGGCTGTTCGCCACGGCCGGCGCGGCGGCTCACCCGGCGCACGGCGAGCACGGCGACCCGCGGCCGCGGCGGCTGGACGTGCCGGGAGCGGTGCTGGTGACGTCGGCGACGGCGGCGCTGATCTACGGCCTGGTCAACGCGGGCGACGACGGGTGGACGGGGTCGTCGACCGTCGTGCCGGTCGTGGCGGCGGTCGTGCTGTACGTCGTCTTCGTGCTGCTGCAGCGGCGGCTGCGGGCTCCGCTCGTCGACCCGCGGATCCTGACCCGGCGGCCGGTGCTGACCGGCGTGGTGCTCATGCTGGTGGCGACCGGGCTGCTGATCTCGTCGTTCTTCCTCGGCTCGTTCTACCTGCAGCACGTGCGCGGCCACGGCGCCCTGGTCACGGGGTTGCTGTTCCTCCCGGTCGCGGTGGCGGTCGCGGCGGGAGCGCACCTCGGCGGCCAGGCGGTCGGCCGGGTGGGGCCGCGGCTGGTGGCGGGGGTCGCGCTGACGATCGCCGCCGGCGGGCTCGCGCTGGCGTCCGTCGCCACGACGCGCGACGGCGGGAGCGTGGACACGGCGCTGCTGGTGACCGGCATGAGCATCGCCACGGCCGGCCTCGGCGGCGGGTTCGTCACCGCCACCACGACCGCCCTCGCCCACGTCGACCACCACGAGGCGGGGCTCACGTCCGGGCTGGTGAACACGTTCCACGAGTTCGGCGCCGCGCTGGGCGTGGCGCTGGCGTCGAGCATCGCCGCGGCGGACCTCGCGCCCGGCGCGACCGGCACCGACGGGTTCACCGGGGCGTTCGCGGCCGGGGCCGGCGCCGCCGTGGTGGCGGGCGTGGTCGCGTGGCTGCTGGTCCCGGCCGGCAAGCCGGCGATGACGGGCATGCCGGTGCACTGA
- the pyk gene encoding pyruvate kinase — MRRAKIVCTLGPATDSPERLRELIDVGMDVARFNLSHGSHAEHEERYLRVRKAATEAERNVGVLVDLQGPKIRLGEFAGGSAELEVGQTFVITVEDVDGTAERASTTYKGLPGDVEAGDAVLIDDGRLALEVTEVTDTDVVTTVVIGGKVSNHKGLNLPGTAVSVPALSEKDIDDLRWGLRIGADMIALSFVRSAADVDDVHRIMAEEGVRLPVIAKVEKPQAVENLAEIVDAFDGVMVARGDLGVELPLWDVPLVQKRAVELCRRRAKPVIVATQMLDSMITNPRPTRAETSDVANAVLDGADAVMLSGETSVGAYPIETVTTMAKIVETVEEHGLERIPPLGTKPRTKGGAITKAAVETGVLLGAKYLVAFTQSGDSARRMARLRPGIPLLAFSPLSATRHQLALSWGIEAFTAEHVDHTDEMVKQVDRMLLEQERCRRGDLVIIVAGSPPGIPGSTNAMRVHRIGDAVGKVAPAYH; from the coding sequence GTGCGTAGAGCGAAGATTGTTTGCACTCTTGGTCCAGCGACCGACTCGCCGGAGCGGCTGCGGGAACTGATCGACGTCGGCATGGACGTCGCGCGGTTCAACCTCAGTCACGGGAGCCACGCGGAGCACGAGGAACGGTACCTGCGGGTGCGCAAGGCGGCCACCGAGGCCGAGCGCAACGTCGGCGTCCTCGTCGACCTCCAGGGCCCGAAGATCCGGCTCGGCGAGTTCGCCGGCGGCTCGGCCGAACTGGAGGTCGGCCAGACGTTCGTCATCACGGTCGAGGACGTCGACGGCACCGCCGAGCGGGCGTCCACGACGTACAAGGGGCTGCCCGGCGACGTCGAGGCCGGCGACGCCGTGCTCATCGACGACGGCCGGCTCGCGCTCGAGGTCACCGAGGTCACCGACACCGACGTCGTCACCACCGTGGTCATCGGCGGCAAGGTCTCCAACCACAAGGGTCTCAACCTGCCCGGCACCGCCGTCAGCGTGCCGGCGCTGTCCGAGAAGGACATCGACGACCTGCGGTGGGGGCTGCGCATCGGCGCCGACATGATCGCGCTGTCGTTCGTCCGGTCCGCGGCCGACGTCGACGACGTCCACCGCATCATGGCCGAAGAGGGCGTCCGGCTGCCGGTCATCGCGAAGGTCGAGAAGCCCCAGGCGGTCGAGAACCTCGCCGAGATCGTCGACGCGTTCGACGGCGTCATGGTCGCCCGCGGCGACCTCGGCGTCGAGCTGCCGCTATGGGACGTCCCGCTGGTGCAGAAGCGCGCCGTCGAGCTGTGCCGGCGGCGGGCCAAGCCGGTCATCGTCGCGACCCAGATGCTCGACTCCATGATCACCAACCCGCGGCCCACCCGGGCCGAGACCTCCGACGTCGCCAACGCCGTCCTCGACGGCGCCGACGCCGTCATGCTGTCCGGCGAGACCAGCGTCGGCGCCTATCCCATCGAGACCGTCACCACCATGGCGAAGATCGTCGAGACGGTCGAGGAGCACGGGCTCGAGCGCATCCCGCCGCTGGGCACCAAGCCGCGCACCAAGGGCGGCGCCATCACCAAGGCCGCGGTCGAGACCGGTGTCCTGCTGGGCGCGAAGTACCTGGTCGCGTTCACGCAGAGCGGCGACTCCGCCCGCCGCATGGCCCGGCTGCGCCCCGGCATCCCGCTGCTGGCGTTCAGCCCGCTGAGCGCCACCCGGCACCAGCTGGCGCTGTCGTGGGGCATCGAGGCGTTCACCGCCGAGCACGTCGACCACACCGACGAGATGGTCAAGCAGGTCGACCGCATGCTGCTCGAGCAGGAGCGGTGCCGTCGCGGCGACCTCGTCATCATCGTCGCGGGGTCCCCGCCCGGCATCCCCGGCTCCACCAACGCCATGCGGGTGCACCGCATCGGCGACGCCGTGGGCAAGGTCGCCCCGGCCTACCACTGA
- a CDS encoding 5'-3' exonuclease, translated as MTIDVHLVDGTYELFRYHYAPNNRDPELGATRGVVGTCLQLLEQGATHIGVATDHVIESFRNDLWPTYKDGSGVDPALKAQFPVVEEVLAAAGFTVWPLVEVEADDGMAAAALMAARDERVGRVVICTPDKDLAQCVGGKVVQWDRRRDAWFDADGVRAKFGVEPESIPDYLALVGDSADGFPGLPGWGAKATAAVLAEYRHLEHVPSDPADWTVTVRGAAKLAATLQANAADALLFRRIATVALDAPVSASVDELEWTGPSDEFAAVAGRIGGPQLAERAAALAAVRGSAPH; from the coding sequence ATGACCATCGACGTGCATCTGGTGGACGGCACCTACGAGCTGTTCCGTTACCACTACGCCCCGAACAACCGCGACCCCGAGCTCGGGGCGACCCGGGGCGTGGTCGGGACCTGCCTGCAGCTGCTCGAGCAGGGCGCCACCCACATCGGCGTCGCGACCGACCACGTCATCGAGTCGTTCCGCAACGACCTGTGGCCCACGTACAAGGACGGCTCGGGCGTCGACCCGGCGCTGAAGGCGCAGTTCCCCGTGGTCGAGGAGGTGCTCGCCGCGGCCGGGTTCACCGTGTGGCCGCTCGTCGAGGTCGAGGCCGACGACGGCATGGCGGCCGCGGCTCTGATGGCGGCGCGCGACGAGCGGGTCGGGCGGGTGGTCATCTGCACGCCGGACAAGGATCTCGCGCAGTGCGTCGGCGGCAAGGTCGTCCAGTGGGACCGCCGCCGCGACGCCTGGTTCGACGCCGACGGGGTCCGGGCAAAGTTCGGGGTGGAGCCCGAGTCCATCCCCGACTACCTCGCGCTGGTCGGCGACAGCGCCGACGGCTTCCCGGGCCTGCCGGGGTGGGGTGCCAAGGCCACCGCCGCCGTCCTCGCCGAGTACCGGCACCTGGAGCACGTCCCGTCCGACCCGGCCGACTGGACGGTCACCGTGCGCGGCGCCGCGAAGCTGGCCGCGACGCTGCAGGCCAACGCCGCCGACGCGCTGCTGTTCCGGCGCATCGCGACGGTGGCGCTCGACGCACCGGTCAGCGCCTCCGTCGACGAGCTCGAGTGGACCGGTCCGAGCGACGAGTTCGCGGCCGTGGCCGGCCGGATCGGCGGCCCGCAGCTTGCCGAGCGGGCGGCGGCGCTCGCGGCGGTCCGCGGCTCAGCGCCGCACTGA
- a CDS encoding exodeoxyribonuclease III: MRVATWNVNSVKQRLPRLLPWLDQRRPDVVCLQETKLADDLIEDLLGAELEKRGYQAAYHGEARWNGVALFSRVGLDDVVTGLPGGPGFPHQEARAVSATCGGVRVHSVYVPNGREPGSEHYAYKLEWLAALRAQVAAGPDAVMVCGDMNIAPADADVFDPDAYVGQTHVTEPERAALADLQSAGLHDVVRDRWPSERVFTYWDYRAGMFHKDLGMRIDLVLAGGPVAERVAAAWVDRHARKGTGPSDHAPVVVDLDDAPDGDIGPVVPPPSAAAPRRGSVKLPQSK, encoded by the coding sequence GTGAGAGTCGCCACCTGGAACGTCAACTCCGTCAAGCAGCGACTGCCGCGGCTGCTGCCCTGGCTCGACCAGCGCCGCCCCGACGTCGTCTGCCTGCAGGAGACCAAGCTCGCCGACGACCTCATCGAGGACCTCCTCGGCGCCGAGCTCGAGAAGCGCGGCTACCAGGCGGCCTACCACGGTGAGGCGCGCTGGAACGGCGTCGCGCTGTTCTCCCGGGTGGGCCTCGACGACGTCGTCACCGGGCTGCCGGGCGGGCCCGGCTTCCCGCACCAGGAGGCCCGCGCCGTCTCCGCGACCTGCGGGGGAGTGCGGGTGCACTCGGTGTACGTGCCCAACGGCCGCGAGCCCGGCTCCGAGCACTACGCGTACAAGCTGGAGTGGCTGGCGGCGCTGCGCGCCCAGGTCGCGGCCGGCCCGGACGCCGTCATGGTGTGCGGCGACATGAACATCGCGCCCGCCGACGCCGACGTCTTCGACCCCGACGCCTACGTCGGCCAGACGCACGTCACCGAGCCCGAGCGGGCCGCCCTGGCCGACCTCCAGTCGGCCGGCCTGCACGACGTCGTCCGCGACCGCTGGCCGTCCGAGCGGGTGTTCACCTACTGGGACTACCGCGCCGGCATGTTCCACAAGGACCTCGGCATGCGCATCGACCTCGTGCTGGCCGGCGGGCCGGTCGCCGAGCGGGTGGCGGCCGCCTGGGTCGACCGGCACGCCCGCAAGGGCACCGGCCCCAGCGACCACGCGCCGGTCGTCGTCGACCTCGACGACGCCCCCGACGGCGACATCGGACCGGTCGTCCCGCCGCCGTCGGCCGCCGCGCCCCGGCGCGGGTCGGTGAAGCTGCCGCAGTCGAAGTGA
- a CDS encoding glutamate synthase subunit beta has product MADPRGFLKTQRQGATPRPVDERLRDWNEVYPPPGIGRTLLPIIVEQAGRCMDCGIPFCHHGCPLGNLIPEWNDLVWRDDWKVAAERLHATNNFPEFTGRLCPAPCEAACVVAIADDAVTIKNVEVSIIDKAFDEGWVVPLPPERLTDRTVAVIGSGPAGLAVAQQLTRAGHTVAVYERADRAGGLLRYGIPEFKMEKRHLDRRLDQMRAEGTIFRTGVEVGAAITGKELRARYDAVVLAVGATDWRDLPIPGRELAGVHQAMEYLPQANRSSLGETVPGQISAEGKHVVIIGGGDTGADCLGTAHRQGAASVTQLEIMPEPPGTRHPATPWPTWPLMLRTSSAHEEGGERVYAVSTLEFAGQDGRVTALRVVEVERTASGFEPVPGSERDLPADLVLLAMGFVGPEKSALVEQLGVDLDARGNIVRDDSFETTIPGVFVAGDAGRGQSLIVWAIAEGRSVAAAVDRKLTGVDRLPSPVSPTDRPLAV; this is encoded by the coding sequence ATGGCTGACCCACGAGGCTTCCTGAAGACGCAGCGCCAGGGCGCCACGCCGCGCCCGGTCGACGAGCGGCTGCGCGACTGGAACGAGGTCTATCCCCCACCGGGCATCGGCCGCACGCTGCTGCCGATCATCGTCGAGCAGGCCGGACGCTGCATGGACTGCGGCATCCCGTTCTGCCACCACGGCTGCCCGCTGGGCAACCTCATCCCCGAGTGGAACGACCTCGTCTGGCGTGACGACTGGAAGGTGGCGGCCGAGCGACTGCACGCCACGAACAACTTCCCCGAGTTCACCGGGCGGCTGTGCCCGGCGCCGTGCGAGGCGGCCTGCGTGGTCGCCATCGCCGACGACGCCGTCACCATCAAGAACGTCGAGGTCTCCATCATCGACAAGGCGTTCGACGAGGGCTGGGTGGTGCCGCTGCCGCCAGAGCGGCTGACCGACCGCACGGTGGCCGTCATCGGCTCCGGGCCGGCCGGGCTCGCCGTCGCCCAGCAGCTGACCCGCGCCGGGCACACCGTCGCCGTCTACGAGCGGGCCGACCGCGCGGGCGGGCTGCTGCGCTACGGCATCCCCGAGTTCAAGATGGAGAAGCGCCACCTCGACCGCCGGCTCGACCAGATGCGGGCCGAGGGCACCATCTTCCGCACCGGCGTCGAGGTCGGCGCCGCCATCACCGGCAAGGAGCTGCGGGCCCGCTACGACGCCGTCGTGCTGGCCGTGGGCGCCACCGACTGGCGCGACCTCCCCATCCCGGGCCGCGAGCTGGCCGGCGTCCACCAGGCCATGGAGTACCTGCCGCAGGCCAACCGCAGCTCGCTCGGCGAGACCGTCCCGGGCCAGATCAGCGCCGAGGGCAAGCACGTCGTCATCATCGGCGGCGGCGACACCGGCGCCGACTGCCTCGGCACCGCCCACCGGCAGGGCGCGGCGTCGGTCACGCAGCTGGAGATCATGCCCGAGCCGCCCGGCACCCGGCACCCGGCCACGCCGTGGCCCACGTGGCCGCTCATGCTGCGCACGTCGAGCGCCCACGAGGAGGGCGGCGAGCGCGTCTACGCCGTCTCCACGCTGGAGTTCGCCGGCCAAGACGGCCGCGTCACGGCGCTGCGGGTGGTCGAGGTCGAGCGCACGGCGTCGGGCTTCGAACCGGTGCCCGGCTCCGAGCGCGACCTCCCGGCCGATCTCGTCCTGCTGGCCATGGGGTTCGTCGGGCCGGAGAAGTCGGCGCTGGTCGAGCAGCTCGGCGTCGACCTCGACGCGCGCGGCAACATCGTCCGGGACGACTCCTTCGAGACGACCATCCCGGGCGTCTTCGTGGCCGGCGACGCCGGGCGCGGCCAGTCGCTGATCGTGTGGGCCATCGCGGAGGGCCGTTCGGTCGCCGCGGCGGTCGACCGGAAGCTGACCGGGGTCGACCGCCTGCCGTCCCCGGTCTCGCCCACCGACCGTCCGCTCGCAGTGTGA
- a CDS encoding LysE family translocator translates to MTIGQSLASFAVVAALLTVIPGLDTALVLRAAVSRGRGHAVAAALGIGAGCLAWGVAAAVGASALLVASETAYRVLTLAGAVYLVGLGAHLLWKSLRRRGDALPEAAPAPGSLWASWLTGLGTNILNPKIGVFYVATIPQFIPDGTSPLLMGIALAIVHNVIGMLWFACVIGGAGFMVRALGRSRFARVADRVTGVVLVGFGVRLALQHR, encoded by the coding sequence GTGACCATCGGACAGTCGCTGGCGTCGTTCGCCGTCGTGGCCGCGCTGCTCACCGTCATTCCCGGGCTCGACACCGCGCTGGTGCTGCGGGCCGCCGTGAGCCGCGGCCGCGGGCACGCCGTCGCGGCCGCGCTGGGCATCGGCGCCGGTTGCCTGGCGTGGGGTGTCGCGGCGGCGGTGGGCGCGTCGGCGCTGCTGGTGGCGTCGGAGACGGCGTACCGGGTGCTGACGCTGGCCGGTGCGGTCTACCTCGTCGGGCTGGGTGCGCACCTGTTGTGGAAGAGCCTGCGCCGGCGTGGCGACGCGTTGCCGGAAGCGGCGCCGGCGCCGGGGTCGCTGTGGGCGTCGTGGCTGACCGGACTCGGGACGAACATCCTGAATCCGAAGATCGGCGTCTTCTATGTGGCGACCATTCCGCAGTTCATTCCCGACGGCACGTCGCCGCTGCTGATGGGAATAGCACTGGCGATCGTGCACAACGTCATCGGAATGCTCTGGTTTGCGTGCGTCATCGGTGGCGCCGGATTCATGGTGCGGGCACTGGGCCGGTCCCGGTTCGCCCGCGTGGCCGACCGCGTGACCGGTGTCGTACTGGTCGGTTTCGGGGTGCGGCTGGCGTTGCAGCACCGCTGA
- the thrS gene encoding threonine--tRNA ligase, with protein MPDHRKLGRELELFGSDPLIGAGLPYWLPAGAAVRHALEQYVHAIEQRAGYQHVHSPVLGKRELYELSGHWSHYRDDMFPPMPVGGEELVLRPSLCPHHALIYRSRGRSYRELPLRLAELGGMYRSEPSGVLGGLTRVRAIQLNDAHVFCPVSSAAEEAAAALALIRSAHAAMGIEPVRVRLSLPDAGGKYAGAPPDWERSAALLVEALAAAGLSYESEEGEAAFYGPKVDVQIADAAGRESTLSTVQIDFHQPARFDLEYVGADGGRHRPVMVHRSIVGSLERAVAQLIEVHGGAFPPWLAPVQVMVVPVGPEQDEFARGLAARCLDAGLRVSVAAADEGSVGARIHAARLAPYVVVAGAREVAADAVAVRLRDGRQLDPMPSAEAVARIGRQVAARSLELWSPGLPG; from the coding sequence ATGCCCGACCACCGCAAACTCGGCCGCGAGCTGGAGCTGTTCGGCTCCGACCCGCTGATCGGCGCCGGCCTGCCGTACTGGCTGCCCGCCGGCGCCGCCGTCCGCCACGCGCTCGAGCAGTACGTCCACGCCATCGAGCAGCGGGCCGGCTACCAGCACGTCCACTCCCCCGTCCTCGGCAAGCGCGAGCTGTACGAGCTCTCCGGCCACTGGTCGCACTACCGCGACGACATGTTCCCGCCGATGCCCGTCGGCGGCGAGGAACTGGTGCTGCGGCCCAGCCTCTGCCCGCACCACGCGCTCATCTACCGCTCGCGCGGGCGCTCGTACCGTGAGCTGCCGCTGCGACTGGCCGAGCTCGGCGGCATGTACCGCTCCGAGCCGTCCGGCGTGCTCGGCGGGCTGACCCGGGTGCGGGCCATCCAGCTCAACGACGCGCACGTCTTCTGCCCGGTCTCGTCGGCCGCGGAGGAGGCGGCCGCCGCGCTGGCGCTGATCCGCTCCGCCCACGCGGCGATGGGGATCGAACCGGTGCGGGTGCGGCTCTCGCTGCCCGACGCCGGCGGCAAGTACGCGGGCGCGCCGCCGGACTGGGAACGGTCGGCGGCGCTGCTGGTCGAGGCGCTGGCCGCGGCCGGCCTGTCGTACGAGTCCGAGGAGGGCGAGGCGGCGTTCTACGGCCCCAAGGTCGACGTGCAGATCGCCGACGCCGCCGGCCGCGAGTCGACCCTGTCGACCGTCCAGATCGACTTCCACCAGCCGGCCCGCTTCGACCTCGAGTACGTCGGCGCCGACGGCGGCCGGCACCGGCCGGTCATGGTGCACCGGAGCATCGTCGGCAGCCTGGAGCGGGCGGTCGCGCAGCTGATCGAGGTGCACGGCGGCGCGTTCCCGCCCTGGCTGGCGCCCGTGCAGGTGATGGTGGTGCCGGTCGGCCCGGAGCAGGACGAGTTCGCGCGCGGCCTGGCCGCCCGGTGCCTGGACGCCGGGCTGCGGGTGTCGGTCGCCGCGGCGGACGAGGGCAGTGTCGGCGCGCGCATCCACGCCGCCCGCCTCGCCCCGTACGTCGTGGTGGCCGGCGCGCGGGAGGTGGCGGCGGACGCAGTGGCGGTGCGCCTGCGGGACGGCCGGCAACTCGACCCGATGCCCTCCGCCGAGGCGGTCGCCCGCATCGGGCGTCAGGTCGCCGCGCGCTCCCTCGAGCTCTGGTCGCCAGGGCTGCCAGGATGA